The following proteins are co-located in the Triticum aestivum cultivar Chinese Spring chromosome 1A, IWGSC CS RefSeq v2.1, whole genome shotgun sequence genome:
- the LOC123076879 gene encoding uncharacterized protein — MLSLSPCSPPIKTPPSLSIHSLLIIQHEEASRTTYEMGKTLLLLPVLLVASLGMSTTVVRSELACGSLREQCMAMCILASWCMHCCQARGYAHGRCRVLHGETTCYCCKDVPPSPSPAPGPQKSSAAGDLTFLTD; from the exons ATGTTATCCCTTTCCCCATGCTCTCCTCCTATAAAAACACCACCTAGCCTAAGCATCCACTCGCTACTGATCATCCAACACGAGGAAGCATCCAGGACTACATACGAGATGGGCAAGACACTGTTGCTCCTGCCCGTCCTGCTCGTCGCTTCCC TGGGCATGTCGACGACGGTGGTGCGGAGCGAGCTGGCGTGCGGCAGCCTGAGGGAGCAGTGCATGGCCATGTGCATCCTAGCAAGCTGGTGCATGCACTGTTGCCAGGCCCGCGGATACGCCCACGGCCGCTGCAGGGTCCTCCACGGCGAGACCACCTGCTACTGCTGCAAGGAcgtgcccccctccccctccccggcTCCCGGCCCGCAGAAGAGctccgccgccggcgacctcacTTTCTTGACCGACTGA
- the LOC123187402 gene encoding uncharacterized protein — translation MRRSKGSGRRRAADERKLIRMADEAAAASSMQAAAAAALASLHLPPPGLTETDNQDRKIFGRGARIKRKAKRKWGFVGGEAGAVDSGGLRPGLSHRRSTCRGGVGSMDEVLHGEVGIRSRFSAGRIREIMRSLTPRQQGYVAKYGFEHFNRIGAFSVHEPLTEWIMGKINPPFSEFRINADKTIVFSKPLVQKILGVPTGGRPFVLHGQKSDKIKELRDLYLNNGLRATIPHCVSLLKNNEDEESFMRTFLLIALAAVLTPTTGNTIDLDYLWAFEDMSKVHDLDWAGHITEHLMDEVQKFQYKSREEKMRDFWVGGCLPLLTIAYMDHLDLPRGRIVDHEINYSVPRICHVSKDDFQFAAIADLHRQHFKFATFGILPFRDRTPYTDNPVTDTEVAADDLRILSNDQVLSGQWELVEVHEQKIDELVKETQPEALGFAEASIDHFRLGRTDIGSNQGTKKTASCERGSSSHCRNTAKAAVTPSSSEKSVEDSAREYESSESDDHPTPPEADYGVIFRSYLSGTQMERVNMLIHKIKPETIVFVATMRKCDVQLPTPLLIISKERSLAAAAHFPHENGAVTLQMPGKSEKWRPRFFIEKDNCMLAGNWLDFVCDNQVQVGDICIFVPEKGGERSTFTVHIIRAEATHRRGVKRVRSSLDSPVGV, via the exons ATGCGGAGATCGAAGGGATCAGGGCGGCGGCGAGCTGCAGACGAGCGGAAGCTCATCCGGATGGCGGACGAGGCGGCCGCAGCGAGCTCGATGcaagcggccgcggcggcggcgctggcctccCTCCACCTCCCTCCTCCAGGACTGACAG AAACTGACAACCAAGATCGGAAAATTTTCGGGAGAGGAGCACGGATAAAGCGGAAGGCGAAGCGGAAGTGGGGCTTCGTTGGCGGTGAAGCGGGCGCGGTGGACTCTGGCGGGCTGCGTCCCGGTCTTAGTCATCGCCGGTCGACCTGCAG GGGAGGAGTTGGATCCATGGATGAAGTATTACATGGTGAAGTGGGCATCAGGAGCCGTTTCAGTGCTGGGAGGATTCGAGAGATCATGCGTAGTCTGACACCCCGGCAGCAGGGGTATGTTGCAAAGTATGGATTCGAGCATTTCAATCGTATCGGGGCATTCTCTGTTCATGAGCCACTGACTGAGTGGATCATGGGAAAAATTAACCCCCCGTTCTCTGAGTTCAGAATTAATGCGGACAAGACAATAGTTTTCAGCAAGCCCCTTGTTCAGAAAATTCTAGGTGTACCTACAGGGGGAAGACCCTTTGTACTGCATGGTCAGAAGTCGGACAAAATCAAAGAACTGCGAGATCTGTACTTAAATAATGGACTAAGGGCAACCATCCCCCATTGTGTCAGTTTGCTTAAGAACAACGAGGATGAGGAATCCTTCATGAGGACATTCCTGCTTATTGCACTGGCGGCAGTGCTCACCCCCACCACTGGGAATACAATAGACCTTGACTACCTGTGGGCCTTTGAAGATATGTCAAAGGTGCATGACCTTGACTGGGCAGGCCATATCACGGAGCATCTGATGGACGAGGTCCAGAAATTTCAGTACAAATCTAGGGAGGAAAAGATGAGAGACTTCTGGGTTGGTGGGTGCTTACCTTTGCTCACG ATCGCTTACATGGACCACTTGGATCTCCCAAGAGGGCGAATTGTAGACCATGAAATTAACTACTCGGTGCCCAGGATCTGCCATGTTTCTAAGGATGATTTCCAGTTTGCCGCAATTGCTGACCTGCATCGTCAACATTTCAAGTTTGCCACATTTGGGATACTTCCA ttccgtgatagaACACCATACACTGATAATCCAGTAACCGATACAGAAGTAGCAGCAGATGATCTTCGTATTCTCTCGAATGATCAAGTCTTATCAGGGCAATGGGAACTTGTAGAAGTACACGAGCAAAAAATAGACGAACTTGTAAAAGAAACTCAACCTGAAGCCCTTGGGTTTGCAGAAGCGAGCATCGATCATTTCCGTCTTGGAAGAACTGATATCGGCTCAAATCAAG GAACTAAAAAAACCGCTAGCTGCGAAAGGGGCAGTTCTAGCCATTGTAGGAATACTGCAAAGGCGGCTGTGACACCCTCTTCGTCTGAGAAATCAG TAGAAGACAGTGCTCGAGAATATGAATCTTCAGAGTCAGATGATCACCCGACACCTCCAGAAGCTGATTATGGGGTAATATTCAGGAGTTATCTATCTGGAACACAAATGGAGAGAGTAAACATGCTTATCCACAAAATTAAACCTGAAACTATTGTATTCGTGGCTACCATGAGGAAGTGCGATGTTCAGCTACCTACTCCTCTTCTG ATCATTTCGAAGGAACGCTCATTAGCCGCAGCTGCACACTTTCCGCATGAAAACGGGGCCGTCACACTTCAGATGCCGGGCAAGAGCGAGAAGTGGAGGCCAAGATTCTTCATAGAAAAAGACAATTGCATGCTTGCGGGTAATTGGTTAGACTTTGTATGTGACAACCAAGTGCAGGTGGGCGACATATGCATCTTTGTACCGGAAAAGGGTGGGGAAAGGTCCACTTTCACGGTCCATATAATTCGTGCAGAAGCTACTCATCGTAGGGGTGTTAAAAGGGTTCGCTCCAGCCTTGATTCTCCGGTTGGCGTATAA